ACTGCGTCACCGCGTTCGGAGTGAACGGCAGCATGAGCAGGCTGCCCGCGACCACCATGGGGGTGAGCCCCGAGAGCGGCGCGCGCAGCGCGAGCTCGGGATGGAGCTCGTGCGGCCTGCGCATCTCCATCAAGGCGGCCGCGACCACGACCAAGCCGCCGAACGCTGCCAGCGCGAACATGGTCCCTCGTGGTGACCCGTCGACCGCGGGCTCCGAGGCCCACAGCCACGTCAGGAGCAGCGCGTAGCCGTTCACCAGCCCCATGCGCCCCACCATGCCCGCGAGGAACACGAGCGCGAGCGTCCAGCCCACGTTCATGGCCAGCAACCCGAGCAGTGGCGCGGTGACGTTCATCAGGCTCCCGGTGAGCGCGAGCGCGATGCGCAGCAGCTCCCACGCCATGAAGACCCCGGCGAGGATCCACGCCTTGCGCGTCAGCTGCGCCCGCGCGACAGGCCCGGAGATGCGCAACGGACGCCACTTGGGCACCACTGCGGCGAGCAGCTCGACGAGCACGAACGCGGCGACCACCGGCGTGAGACCCACGGAGAACGGCGTGGTCAGCAGGTCTCCGTACACGTCGTATGGCGTGTTGGCCGCGAACACCAGCCACACCAGGAACGGAGCGCCGAGCGTGATGGCAACGCGTCCTGCGGGCGGCGTCTCGAGGGGCTCGGTCCTTCTGCGTCTCGGCATCGCGATGCGCCGAGCATACCCCGCGCGAACGCTGCTATCGTGCCCCGCATGCAACTTCGTGATCGCGTGGCGTGGGTGACGGGGGCCTCTTCGGGCATCGGTGAGGCGCTGGTGCCGGCGCTCCTCGCGCGTGGCGCCAAGGTCGTGGTGAGCGCGCGCCGCAAAGACAAGCTGGATGCGCTGGTGGCGCAGCACGGCCGCGAGCGGGTGGCCGCGGTGCCGGTGGACCTCACGCAGCTCGCAGACTTGCCAGACGCCGTGCGGCGCGCCGAGGCGGCCTTCGGGCAAGTGGACGCGTTGATCAACAACGCGGGACGCAGCCAGCGCGCCGCCGCGCTCGAGACCAGCATGGAGGATGTGCGCGAGCTCATGGACCTCAACTTCATGGCGCCGGTCACCCTCACGCGCGCGCTCGCGCCCGGCATGGTGGCGCGCGGCGTGGGGCACGTGTCGGTGGTCAGCAGCGTGGCCGGCTACCTCAGCACGCCGCATCGCTCCACCTACTCGGCCAGCAAGTTCGCGGTGCGCGGCTACTTCGACTCGCTGCGCGCCGAGCTGCACGGCACGGGGGTGGAGGTGGCCGTCATCTGCCCGGGCTACGTGCGCACCGAGATCACGCGCGCGGCGCTCGGCGAGGGCGGCGCACTGCACGGCAAGACGTCGGAGGCCATCGAGGCGGGGCTCTCCCCGGAGCGCGTGGCCAAGGCCATCGTGGCGGCCATCGAGTCGGGTCGCGCCGAGCTGGTCATCGGCGGGAAGGAGACGGCAGGCGTCTACCTCGCGCGCTTCGCTCCGGGCCTGGTGCGCAGGCTGGCCCCACGCCTCAAGCCCGACTGAGCGCCTGCTGCTCCGCGCGGAAGCGGCGCTCGGCCTCTTGGAGCTCGCGGGTGGGGTAGCCCACCTCGTACGCCGCCATGTCCACGGTGTGCAGCGCCAACTCCGGATCCGAGCTTGCCAGCGCGGCCGCCCGAGTCAGCGAAGCCAGGGCTGACCAGTGCCACGGTCCAGGGTCGTCACGTGGAAACCCGGGCCCGCACTCGTTGGATGCGTCCGCGTAGCGCGAGAGGCTGGCCGCGTCTTCGAGCGCGGCGGCCGCCAGCACCGGGAGCTCGGGCGAGCCCGCGTGGTGGGCATCGATCACCGCCCACATGGGCACGAGCGCCTCGCGCGGGAAGCGTGCGGCCAGGCGCTCCACCGAGGCGAGCACCAGGGCAGCGGGGGTGGGGTGGCTCATGCGCGAAAATATACCACGCACGGCCTTGATCCTTTTGCGAACGGTCGTGCTATTTCTTCTTCGTGTCCAAAGGCGAGACCACCCGACAGGCCATCCTCCTCCGCGCCACGCAGCTGGCCAGCGTGCACGGGCTCGACGGCATCAGCATCGGCGGCCTGGCCGACGCGATGGCCATGTCCAAGAGCGGCGTGTTCGCACACTTCCGGTCGAAGGAGGCGCTGGACGTGGCGGTGCTCGAGTACGTGCGCGACCGCTTCCTCACGGACACGCTCATGCCGTCGTTCAAGGCCAAGCGCGGCGTCGCGCGCCTGCGTGCCCTGCGCGACCGCATGGTGGACTGGATGAACGCCGAGTGGCTCCCAGGTGGCTGCCCCATGCTTCCAGCAGGCTTCGAGCTGGACGACAAGCCGGGCCCCGCGCGGGACATCGTGGTCGCCGCGCAGCGCGACCTGCTCTCGGCCATTGCCCAGGCCGCCCGCATCGCCGTGGACGAGGGCGAGCTTCATCCCAAGCTGGACACGGAGCAGTTCGCCTTCGAGGTGCACGGCGCCATCCTCGCCAGCCACCAAGCCATGCGGCTCCGCCAGGACCCGCGCGCTGCGGAGCGCTTCCGTCGCGCCATCGACCGCGTCATCGACGACGCGCGCATCCATTGAGCGGGTCCACCCCGGGCCCGTGGAGGACACAGTCATGACCAACCCACACCCTTCCGTATCCTCACGCCCCAATAAAAGCACGAACGTTCGGTCTCAAAAGCGCCCCGGCCTGAAGGACGCCCTGCTGGTCCAGGCCGTCGCGGTGGGTGGGCGTGTGGCCCCCTTCGAGACCGGCGGCTTGCTGGTGGACATCTTCACCCGCGCGCCGCAGCCCTACCCACGCTCCCCCGAGGTGGACGCGCGGCTGATGTTCGCCGACGCGTGGTCCGTGACGGTGAGCGGCCGCAGCCTGCGGGGCTTCACCCTGCGGCCCGAAGGTCGGCACCCCAACGAAGAGGGCGAGGGCCCGGCCATCCTCTTGGTGCACGGCTGGGCTGGTGGCGGTCACCAGCTGTTGCCCATCGCGCGGCCGCTGGTCGCCCGGGGCTTCAGCGTGTCGTTCTTCGACCTGCCCGCCCACGGCGAGAGCGAAGGCCAGCACGCCAGCCTGCGTGACATCGCCGACGCCATCGCGGGTGTCGCGGCGTCGCTCGGGCACCTGCACGCGGTCATCGCGCACTCCGTGGGCGGGGCAGGCACCATCCTCGCGCTGCTGGACGGACGCCTGGACACCGACCACGTCGCGCTGGTGGCGCCGCCCTCCAGCCTCGAAGAGGCAGCGCGGGGCTTTGCCCAGACGCTGCGGGCTCCGGATGCGGCCGTCAGCGCCATGCTGGCCACGCTGCAGGGCCTGGTGGGGCGCCCCATCGACCGCGCCAGCTGGCTGCGCGACGTGGCGCACCTGCGCGTGCCGCTCCTGGTGGTGCACGACCAGAAGGACCGCATCACCCCGTTCGACGGGTCGAGCGCGCTGGTGCAGCACTGGCCCGGGGCGCGCCTGATGGCCACCGAGGGGCTCGGCCACGGACGCATCCTGAGCGAGCCCGCCGTCATCGACGCGATCGTCCGCTTCGTGGACGTGCCGGCTGGCGACGTGGCGCACCAGGCCGCCTGAACGCTGCGTTACTGCGAACGCTCGAGCGTGATGATGGCTTCGCCGAAGTCGTCGCGCTGCACGGTGACGCGCCATGTCTTGCGGCAAACGGCGCAGTCTTCAATCATCACGCCCTCGGTCTCGGGGTCCACGGGGACCTCGGCCGGCTCGAAGCAGTAGGGGCAGCGCAACTCGGGAGGGGGGAGCATGGCGTGCAGCGTAGTCGATCTCGCGCGACTGCGGCGCTACTCGTTGTGGGGGGCCGTCACTCGCTCGAGCGCGAGGGTGGCCAGGCGTCTCACCTCCTGCCGCAGCTCCTCCGAGTCGTAGACCACGTGCTCCCCCAGCCCGATGAGCAGGACGGCCAGCTGGGTGAGCGCGCGCGTCTCGCCGTGGACCAGGTGCACGTCGCCGCGGTGCTCCACCTCGAGCCCCGGTGGCACGTCGAACCAGCGGCTGGCGGGGGACAGCACGCGGAAGCGCACGCCCACGGCCTGCCCCGGGCCCGCGAAGCCCCCCAGGCTCTCGGCCACCATCGCGTCGATCTGCTCGCGCGTCATCGCCACGTACTCGGCCTCGTGGTCCACGCGCGCGCTCTGGATGCGGTCGAGCCGAAACCAGAGCGGCTCGCCGCGCCGGTGGCAGTGGGCCAGCAGCTGCCGGTGCCGCGCCGAGATGCGCACGGGCGAGACCGTGCGGTTGCCCACGTCACCACGGCTCGCCGAGTAGTAGCGGATGGCGAGCGGCTGGCGCCCCAGGGTGGCGTCCTCGATGGTGTCCAGCAGCTCGGCGCTGGCCCCCAGCTCCTCTGGCTCGTGCACCTCGGGGAGGTCCTCAAAGAGCGCCCCGAAGGCTGGCCCGGTGGCCGTGAGCAGCTGCTTGAACAGCGCCTCACGCTCGGTGGACGCCGGCAGCCGCAGCACCAGCCGCAGCAGGCGGCGCACGGCCTCGGGCGCCACGCTCACCGCGTTGGGCAGCCACGACGTGGGCAGGCTCCAGTACACGTGCGGGTGGTCCTCCTCGCGCTCGAACGGGAAGCCGGCGTCCTGCATCTCGCCCAGCACGCGCCGAATGGTCTTTACGTCCAGCGCCAAGTGGTCCGCCAGCGCGGCCTGCGTCCAGGTGCGGTCGCGGAAGAAGGCGCCGAGCAGGTCGACCACCGTGCGTGTCTTGGAGCGGGTTCCCATCGTGCGGCCGACTGTACACGAGGCGTTCGTAGAGGAGCGTGCTGGGAGTCGCGGCGGGCGCTAGCCTCGGCTGGACGCCATGCGCCGGAGGTTGGCCCAGCGGCGGCGGGGGCCAGCGCGCTCCGGGCTTGCTTCGCCTTCGGTCGCCAGAGCGCCAGCCACCCGGGGCAGCGCGGCGGTGAGCACGCCCAGGGCCAGTGGCCCACCCAGGGCGGCACGCCAGAACAGGGCGGTGTGGCACTCGCCCGCGCAGGGGCCGCCGTGCAGTGTGAACAGCAGGCCGCCCAGGAAGAACACGGGAAACGCCAGCAGGGCGACCTTCACCGGAACGAGACGCGCTTGGTTCATGCGGGCCCACCCAGCAAAGCCCGGGCCAGACGTGTTTCGTCGATGTTTCTGAGCCGGGCAGGCCCAGCAGAGGGCGATCGGCCGCCCAACCGAGAAGCGGGCTTCGCGCCTAGTGTGTACCCCTGGTGACAGCTGGGCGGCGCTGACCCCGCCTCGAGCCGGCGCGTCAGCTCTTGGCGGGCTCGCTCACAGGGCGCCGGGGCAGGGGGGCTCGCGGCATGGTCGTGCCCCGGATGGCCTTCAGCTGCAGGTGGTCCGCCAGCGCCTCGAAGGCGATCTCGTCGGCCGCGCGCTCGGGGATGTCCAGGTCCGCCGCCACGCCGTGCAGGAATTCGCGCTCACCAGGTCCCAGCGTGCAGTCGGCCGCCAGCAGGTGGGCCACGGCGGCCAGCAGCTCGTAGCGCTCCGAGCCCGCGTTCTCTCGCAGGTACGCCGCGCTGCGTGCCAGCAACGCCTCGGCTTGCTCGCGCGTCTTCACGGCCGCCGCCTCGGTCTCGGGGTCGGACGACATGGGCACCAGCAGCTCGATGAAGGCCTCCCACTCTTCCACGCTCATGCCCTCGCCATCGGCGTCACCCGCCAGCAGCGTGGCCGCCAGCAAGAAGTCGCGCGCGTGCACGTCCAGCGGTTCGCTGGGCGCATAGTCCATCAGCCGGGCGATGCGCATGACCTCGTCGTCGATGCTGGCCGGCGCCTCGCCGCGTGTGCGCGCGTTGGCAAAGAGCTGGAGCGCCCGCACACGGATGGGCGTGGCCGGGTGGCTGAAGCGCGCCAGCAGCTCGCGCCGCTCCAGCTTCTCGATGGCCGACAGCTGCTCGAGGAACGCGTGCACGTCGAAGCGCAGGTGCTCGGGCCCCAGCCCCGACTGCAGCTTGAAGAAGGCGCTCACCGCCACGTCGAGCCGCAACCCCACCACGATGAGGCCCGCGCGGTCGGCGCTGATCTCGGCCAGGCGGTCCCACGACTCGAGGCGCCGCACCAGCAGCGCGGGCGCCTTGCTCTCATGCGCCTCGTCGATGCCGAAGGCCGCCACCGCGAGCCGCGCGCGATGGTGGCGGAATGCCAGGTGCCCCAGCTCGTGGCCCAGCACGAAGCGCAGCTCGTCGTCGTTCATGCGCTCCACCAAGGCGCTGGTCAGCTCGATGACGTGCGGCTCGCCGGGCGAGATGGCGTGCATGGAGCTGGCGTTCACCATGGCCTCCTGCCCCACGAACAGCTCGATGGGCTCGCTGAACCCGAGCGCTGCGCGGGCCTCGTCCAGCACGGCGATCAGGCGCGGCGCCAGCGTGGCCGTGAGCCGCAGCTTGCTGCCCAGCACCTCGTCGTAGGCCGAGCGCACGCCGCCCGAGCCCACGAAGTGGTCCACCAGCACGTCCAGCCCGAAGCGCTCGGTGAGGCTGGCGATGAGGTCGCGCTCGGGGGCAAAGCGCACGCTGTCGAGGGACACGGGTTCCACGTGGGTCACCCTTGTCGCTTAGCGTGGAAGGCGCGCTGGGTTCAAGGCCGTTCGCACGAAGCGCCCCACGCCGGCCACGTTCGGGGTACAACGGAGGCATGCGCCTCATCGAGAAGGACGAAGCGGCGGTGCGCCTGGCGCGTGCCATCGTGCACGACATCGCGCTCTACAACGCGGAGGCCATCGCGAAGGGCGCGGACCTGTCGGAGGTCATCGCCGAAGGGCGCGCGCTGTATCGAGGGCGTGTGGCGGAGCGCTTTCACCCGTTCTTCGAGGACGCGCTCATGGCGCGGGACCTGACCCGGCTGGATGGGCCGCCCAGTGCGCCGCGGCCTTCATTGCAGAAGCCGAGCGCACCCGCTTCGTCTCACGACGCGTTTTTGGCGCCTCTGCCGGATCGCAGGTTGGGCGGGGGGCTGGGAATGTTGGCGCTCGGCATCCTGTTGTTCGCGGTCGCGGCTGTGTGGTACCTGCGCGGCGGGTGAGCGCTCAGCACGAGACCGTGCCGCGCGTGAGCCAGCGCTCGTACTCCGCGAGCTCTGCCTGGTTGGCGAAGAGGCAGAGGGCCATCACCGCTGCTTCGTCCACGCGGTCCGCCACCGCGAACTCCGGCACGGGGGCCATGGGGCTGACCACGTACCCGAGCGCAGCCACGGCGGATGCCACGGTGGCCCACGGGAGCTCGGGATACACCCCGCTCCAGTAGTCGCGCACCATCGCAAACAGCAACCGCTCCTGCGCGGCGAAGCGCGCCAGCGGGCCCTCGCTCCCGAACTGGACCTCGAGCGCAGCGCGCCGCTCGAGCAGGCGCGCGACGTCCTCCTCACTGATGCACCGGCTGCGGCGCTCCAGCTCGGCACGGGCGCGGTCGGTCATGTCTCGGGTGGGCTCGCTCATTGGCATCCTCCTGGTGGCCTCTTGGTGGCCGAGCGCGCGATCCGTCGATGAGAACGGCGGCTCGCGCGTTGGGAGGCAACATGAGGTGGCCGGGGGCTCTATCCGGTGGGCGGGTTGTGTCGCACTGAACGGGTGTTGCAGGCCGCGAGGTGCGGCCCTTCGGTTCGGCACTCGTCACGCAAGTGCGCCCGCGTCGCTCCGATAAGCCTGCATTCGCCAAGTCTCGCTGACAGGAGCGCTCCACCGCATGGACCAGCACGACACCCGCACCACGGAGTGGGCAAATGGGTGACCACGACGCGCTCTTCAAGCGCATCTTCTCGGTTCCCGCTAACGCCGCTGGCGAGCTGCGCAGCATTCTCCCGGCCGAACTCGCTGCAGCGCTGGACCTCTCCCGGCTCGAGCTGGTCCCCGGGGCGTGGGTCGGGAACGCCATGGATACTCGCTACCCCGACCTCGTGTTCCGCGCTCCGCTCATGGAGCGCGGGGACGACGGCGAGGAGCGGCATGTCTATCTGCACGTTCCGCTCTACACGCTGATGGAGCACCAGAGCAGGCCTCACCCGCGGATGCCGCTGCGGGGGCTGGAGTACACGCTCGGAATCTGGCAACAGTTGCTCCGCGACGAACCCTCCCGCAAGACGCTGCCGCCGGTCATCACGCTGGTCGTGCATCACGGCCCCGGTGGCTGGACGGCGCCCCGGAGCCTTCATGACATGGTGGAGGGACTCGACCGATTTCCCGCCTTGCGACCGCTCGTGCCGAACTTCGAGCTCATCATCGACGATCTCGCGCTTGCGGACGACGAGCAGCTGTTGGCGCGGCCGCTGCTGTCGGTGCCCAAGGTGGCGGTCTGGCTGCTGCGCGATGGTCGGCAGTTGGAGGCTGTGCTCACTCACATCGGCGCATGGAAGGATGAGCTCACGCGCGTGGTGCGGGAGGCACCCGATGAAGCGATGCTGTTCTTGCGCTACATTTCACTCAGGGCGACCGAGCGGAGCTACCAAGAGTTCCGCCGCGTCATCCTCGAGACCATCCCAGCCGCGGAGGCCCCCTTGGCAACGATCGCAGATGAACTGAAGCAACTCGGCCGGCAAGAAGGTCGGCAAGAAGGGGCCGTTGACGCACTGCGGACTGTCCTCGCGCTCCAAATCGAACAGCGCTTCGGTCCCTTGGATCCCACGGTCCAGGCGCTCATCGTGGCGGCCGACATCGACGCGCTCCAGCGAGCACTCTCGCGCGTGGCGGTCGTCTCGGACCTCGGGGCCGTCTTTCCACCTCACTGAGGACGGAATGCCGCCACCATGACCACGACCTCCCCCGTCACCTGGTTCGAGCAGCTCTTCGGCTTCCCCGAGGCCGACTACGCCGCCACCCAGAGCCGCTTCGAGGTCAACGGCACAACGCTTCATTCCAAGCCGAACGGCCGCGTGTTCGACATCGGCACGTTCAGCACCCCCACGCTCACGTCCCTGCGTGAGCGCGCCCGCAGCGCGCCGCGCGGCTCCCTGCGCGTGACCCACGAAGCCATCGGCGACGTGCTCGCGCTGCACGCGCTGCCCGAGAACCGCGGCGCGCTGTTCCAGGTGGCCTCGCAGTTCAACTGCCTCGAGTTCGCGGGGCCGAACGTGACGCCTGAGCGCGGCGTCACCGGCTATGCGATCGACCCCACGCAGGGGCCGGCCTGCTCTCTGGCGGCCGCAGCGGCCACGGTCTACCGCAACTACTTCGCGCCGGTGCGCGGCATCGCCGGGCAGACGCACGACCGGCAGCTGGACACGCTGGACGGGCTAGCCGCTGTGCTGGGCCCACCGGGCGAGTTCTGGCGCATCGTGAACGGCTACACGCAGTCGGACGTGGCGCGCCTCACGCGGCTGCGCGCGGCGCTCGCGGCCCACGACCGCGACACGCTGCTGGGCGCCGTGAAGATTGGCCTGCAAGAGCACGTGGGCGTGGACTTCCGCTCGCGGTTCGTTCCGGTCAGCGAGCCCACGCACGTGTCGCAGGCGTTCTGCTCCGCCCTCAGCTGCGGCTACACCAGCGTGCCGCTCGCGCACTGGGAGCCGCTGGCCACGCTGGTGCTGGACGCTGCCTACGAGGCCACGCTGTGGGCCGCGTTGGCGACGGGCTCGCCAAAGGTCTGGCTCACGTTCCTTGGCGGTGGGGTCTTCGGGAACCGCACGGAGTGGATCGCGGGCGCGATTGGCCGTGCGCTCGCGCGCGTGGAGGGCTTCGATCTGGACGTGCGCGTGGCGCACTACCGCAGCGTCAACGAGCCGCTGGTGGACCAGGTGGCCCACGCGCGCTCTACGCGGTGAGCCCGTTCGCCGACAAGACCGCGCGAAAGGCGGCCAGGGTGCGCTCGATGTCCGTGGGGCCCACGTGGTAGTGCGTGACCGCTCGCAGGCGCGTGCTGTCCAGGGGGCTGAGCAGCACCCCTAGCTCTCGCAGCCCCGAGGCCAGCTGCGCCGGCGTCATGTCCGCGCGGCGCAGCTCGAAGATGACGATGTTGGTCTGCACGGCGGCGGGGTCCACCGAGATGCCCTCGATGTCGGCCAAGCCACGGGCCAGGGCGCGGGCGTTTTCGTGGTCGTCGGCCAGGCGCTCCACCATGGCGGTCACAGCCACGATGCCCGCGGCGGCGATGACCCCGGCCTGCCGCATGCCCCCACCCACCACCTTGCGGTTGCGGCGCACCTTGCGAATGAACGCCGCGCTGCCCACCACCACGGAACCCACGGGCGCCGCCAAGCCCTTGCTCAAGCAGAGGCTGGCGCTGTCTGCCCCGCGCAACAGGCGCGCCGGCGAGACCCCGAGGTGCACGGCCGCGTTCCACAGCCGCGCCCCGTCCACGTGCAGCGGCAAGCCGTGGCGGTGGGCCAGCTCGCCCGCCGCGTCCATGTAGTCCACCGGCAGCACCACGCCGCCGCAGCGGTTGTGCGTGGTCTCGAGGCAGAGCAACCGGGTCACGGGGAAGTGCTCGTTGTCGCTTCGGATGGCTGCCTCCACCTCGCGGAGGTCCAGCGTGCCGTCCGCGCGGTTGCGGAGCGCGCGCGGGTGCACGCCGCCCAGGGCCGCGGTGCCTCCCTGTTCGTAGAAGTGGATGTGCGACTGGTCGCCCAGGATCATCTCGTCGCCGCGACCACAGTGGGAGAGCACGGCGATGAGGTTGCCCATGGTGCCGCTCGGCACGAACACGGCCGCCTCCTTGCCCGCCAGCTCCGCGACCATGGCCTCGAGCCGCGTGACCGTGGGGTCCTCGCCGTAGACGTCATCGCCCACGGGCGCGGTGGCCATCGCCTCCAGCATGGCAGGCGTGGGCTTGGTCACGGTGTCGGAGCGGAGGTCGATGGTGTGGGTGGTCATGCGGGAGCGACCGCGACGATAGCCAGGTTTCGCGGGCTGGTGCGAGAGGAGAAGAGCGTGACCACGCGGGTGCGCCAGCCTCCCTCTTCGAGCAGGCGCGCGCGGTCCGTGACGATGGCCACCTCGAGGACTCGCGCGAGAGCGTCACGGGGCAGGGCCAGGCGCGTGATCGAGGCATCCGCGTGCTCTGCTCGGGCGGAAGCATCCGCGAGTTCCGCCGCGCTGGCGGGCGGAAGGCCGCGCTTCCCGAGCGAGAGCGCCGCGATCTCGGCGAGGCCCTGCCGCACGCGGTCCTTGGGCACGCCGCGCGCCTCCGCGCCTGGGGCCACCTCCACACCGCGTGCCTCCAGCAAGAGGTGCAGCCCGAGGCGCGTCCGGCGCCACGCGCGCTTCTCGGCCAGGCTCCCACTGCCTTCGAAGGACACGGGTGACACGTTGGCCAGCCCGAGCGCGTGCTTGGGCACCGAGAACCCCGCGCTCTGCGCCTGCCGTGAGAGCGCGCTCCGAGCGTCGCGCGAGGTCTTCTGGAAGCAGCAGCTCACCGCCAGCACGTGGGCGTTCGCCTCCCGCGCGCGGCTCACCAGCACGTCGCCGAGGTCACCGCAGGGGTGCAGGCCCACCACCAGGTCGCCCGCGGCCAGCGCGAGCTCGTCGTTCACATCCCGGCTCGCGTCGGCGTGCACGAAGCGCGGCCCGCCTTCCCCGGCCAGGTCGATGGCGCGGGCCACACGCTCGTCGTGCCAGTCGATGCCCAGCGTCTCCTCGGGGCGCAGCGCGCGAGCGAGCGCGCGGGTGAGGTGACCATGCCCCGAGCCGAGATCCACGATGCGCGAGACGCCGGCGAACTCTTGGAGCGCCACCGCCGAGAACGCCTCCAGCTGCGCCTGCTTCCGCCGCTTCACGTGCCGCTCGAGAGCGTGGCGCTCGGGCTCGCTCACGTCCTCGAAGTGAGCGCAGAGCGCAGACGCCTGCTGCGTGATCGCGCGCAGTGAGGCAGGCGCTTCGGTGTGGGCCGCGAGCCAACGCGCGGGAGCCCGCTCGGCCTCCACCAGCTGGTCGTCGGTGAGCCCCAGGAGGTAGTCCGACCAGCCGCGTTGGTCCGCCCACTCGGGCGCGTGTCCCTCGACGGGCCGGCTGGCCACGATGTCTTGCGCCTCGCCCAGGATCCCGAGCGCACGCTCGAGCGCAGTGGAGACGTTCAGGGGCGTGGGCACGTGAGGGGCATGGCACGAAGCGGGTCGTGACGCAGGCTGTCGCTGTGATATGAGGCCCGGGTGGATCTGATGCACTC
This portion of the Sandaracinaceae bacterium genome encodes:
- a CDS encoding SDR family oxidoreductase; translated protein: MQLRDRVAWVTGASSGIGEALVPALLARGAKVVVSARRKDKLDALVAQHGRERVAAVPVDLTQLADLPDAVRRAEAAFGQVDALINNAGRSQRAAALETSMEDVRELMDLNFMAPVTLTRALAPGMVARGVGHVSVVSSVAGYLSTPHRSTYSASKFAVRGYFDSLRAELHGTGVEVAVICPGYVRTEITRAALGEGGALHGKTSEAIEAGLSPERVAKAIVAAIESGRAELVIGGKETAGVYLARFAPGLVRRLAPRLKPD
- a CDS encoding TetR/AcrR family transcriptional regulator, whose translation is MSKGETTRQAILLRATQLASVHGLDGISIGGLADAMAMSKSGVFAHFRSKEALDVAVLEYVRDRFLTDTLMPSFKAKRGVARLRALRDRMVDWMNAEWLPGGCPMLPAGFELDDKPGPARDIVVAAQRDLLSAIAQAARIAVDEGELHPKLDTEQFAFEVHGAILASHQAMRLRQDPRAAERFRRAIDRVIDDARIH
- a CDS encoding alpha/beta fold hydrolase; this encodes MTNPHPSVSSRPNKSTNVRSQKRPGLKDALLVQAVAVGGRVAPFETGGLLVDIFTRAPQPYPRSPEVDARLMFADAWSVTVSGRSLRGFTLRPEGRHPNEEGEGPAILLVHGWAGGGHQLLPIARPLVARGFSVSFFDLPAHGESEGQHASLRDIADAIAGVAASLGHLHAVIAHSVGGAGTILALLDGRLDTDHVALVAPPSSLEEAARGFAQTLRAPDAAVSAMLATLQGLVGRPIDRASWLRDVAHLRVPLLVVHDQKDRITPFDGSSALVQHWPGARLMATEGLGHGRILSEPAVIDAIVRFVDVPAGDVAHQAA
- a CDS encoding CPXCG motif-containing cysteine-rich protein, with protein sequence MLPPPELRCPYCFEPAEVPVDPETEGVMIEDCAVCRKTWRVTVQRDDFGEAIITLERSQ
- a CDS encoding WYL domain-containing protein, with protein sequence MGTRSKTRTVVDLLGAFFRDRTWTQAALADHLALDVKTIRRVLGEMQDAGFPFEREEDHPHVYWSLPTSWLPNAVSVAPEAVRRLLRLVLRLPASTEREALFKQLLTATGPAFGALFEDLPEVHEPEELGASAELLDTIEDATLGRQPLAIRYYSASRGDVGNRTVSPVRISARHRQLLAHCHRRGEPLWFRLDRIQSARVDHEAEYVAMTREQIDAMVAESLGGFAGPGQAVGVRFRVLSPASRWFDVPPGLEVEHRGDVHLVHGETRALTQLAVLLIGLGEHVVYDSEELRQEVRRLATLALERVTAPHNE
- a CDS encoding M48 family metallopeptidase; translated protein: MEPVSLDSVRFAPERDLIASLTERFGLDVLVDHFVGSGGVRSAYDEVLGSKLRLTATLAPRLIAVLDEARAALGFSEPIELFVGQEAMVNASSMHAISPGEPHVIELTSALVERMNDDELRFVLGHELGHLAFRHHRARLAVAAFGIDEAHESKAPALLVRRLESWDRLAEISADRAGLIVVGLRLDVAVSAFFKLQSGLGPEHLRFDVHAFLEQLSAIEKLERRELLARFSHPATPIRVRALQLFANARTRGEAPASIDDEVMRIARLMDYAPSEPLDVHARDFLLAATLLAGDADGEGMSVEEWEAFIELLVPMSSDPETEAAAVKTREQAEALLARSAAYLRENAGSERYELLAAVAHLLAADCTLGPGEREFLHGVAADLDIPERAADEIAFEALADHLQLKAIRGTTMPRAPLPRRPVSEPAKS
- a CDS encoding Rpn family recombination-promoting nuclease/putative transposase → MGDHDALFKRIFSVPANAAGELRSILPAELAAALDLSRLELVPGAWVGNAMDTRYPDLVFRAPLMERGDDGEERHVYLHVPLYTLMEHQSRPHPRMPLRGLEYTLGIWQQLLRDEPSRKTLPPVITLVVHHGPGGWTAPRSLHDMVEGLDRFPALRPLVPNFELIIDDLALADDEQLLARPLLSVPKVAVWLLRDGRQLEAVLTHIGAWKDELTRVVREAPDEAMLFLRYISLRATERSYQEFRRVILETIPAAEAPLATIADELKQLGRQEGRQEGAVDALRTVLALQIEQRFGPLDPTVQALIVAADIDALQRALSRVAVVSDLGAVFPPH
- the ltaE gene encoding low-specificity L-threonine aldolase, coding for MTTHTIDLRSDTVTKPTPAMLEAMATAPVGDDVYGEDPTVTRLEAMVAELAGKEAAVFVPSGTMGNLIAVLSHCGRGDEMILGDQSHIHFYEQGGTAALGGVHPRALRNRADGTLDLREVEAAIRSDNEHFPVTRLLCLETTHNRCGGVVLPVDYMDAAGELAHRHGLPLHVDGARLWNAAVHLGVSPARLLRGADSASLCLSKGLAAPVGSVVVGSAAFIRKVRRNRKVVGGGMRQAGVIAAAGIVAVTAMVERLADDHENARALARGLADIEGISVDPAAVQTNIVIFELRRADMTPAQLASGLRELGVLLSPLDSTRLRAVTHYHVGPTDIERTLAAFRAVLSANGLTA
- a CDS encoding methyltransferase encodes the protein MPTPLNVSTALERALGILGEAQDIVASRPVEGHAPEWADQRGWSDYLLGLTDDQLVEAERAPARWLAAHTEAPASLRAITQQASALCAHFEDVSEPERHALERHVKRRKQAQLEAFSAVALQEFAGVSRIVDLGSGHGHLTRALARALRPEETLGIDWHDERVARAIDLAGEGGPRFVHADASRDVNDELALAAGDLVVGLHPCGDLGDVLVSRAREANAHVLAVSCCFQKTSRDARSALSRQAQSAGFSVPKHALGLANVSPVSFEGSGSLAEKRAWRRTRLGLHLLLEARGVEVAPGAEARGVPKDRVRQGLAEIAALSLGKRGLPPASAAELADASARAEHADASITRLALPRDALARVLEVAIVTDRARLLEEGGWRTRVVTLFSSRTSPRNLAIVAVAPA